The DNA region ACAGGGAAGTCGGTAAAATTAAATCAACATGAAAGTAAATCTAAATATTAGGCTAAAAATTTAGCTTAGGCCcgacctttaaaaaaataaaccttCTCTTTGCCACGATGGCTGTGGGCAGGAATGGCAAATGCTGCATCCAGGTGGTCTGGTATTGGATCAAATCCAACAGATATATTTCGAGGGTAGTCTTCATCTAGAACACCATCATCAAACCTCCAGTATTTATTACCCTATTAATAATATGATATATGGTATAATATATAACACCCCATTTACAATTACACAATatgaaacaatatattttaaatgtataaactaCACTACATATTAATACGGTTGTACAGATAAACATTTCACATTGTGTTTGAATATCTGAACAATATGAGTGTGAGTCCATCCATACTTTGAAGATATATGTCTTTCCCTGGCAGTTTATGCGAGTGAAGGCCGCGTTAATTGGACCTTTAATTCCCCAGACGTCTTGGATGAGCTTTGGATAACCAGGCAAAACTGATTTCTCATCCAGTTCGAAAAAGTATTCACCTGGTGAATACATATCACAACATTATTATCACAACTACATGGGTATAACAAGTACTAAAATGAAGAATAAATATTGAACCATCATTCTCCTTCACCACATAACAAATAATACCAAATTTACCAtcttttactttttattatttatttacataaacaaatttCCAGTATGCCAATTACCCCTGAAGGCATAGATAGAGCCATTTTTGAGATGCATGAAAGCATCAAAAGGTTGTCCACTGCAGATCTCAGCATCAGCGTCTTTAGCTTTTGTTGGTACTGGGTCTACAGTTGTGGGTGAGCTTGCAGTTGTGGTAGTACCCCTAGTTGTGATTGGTAAATTTGCATCAGTTTCGTCCAAAATTAGTGATAAAGGTCTCAACAGCCTGGTTGGTGATGAGGTCACAACTGGGTGCGGTGATGTAGAACCTACAGACACCTCTGTGCTGTTTGTGTCTTTATCATAGTCCTCAGGATAAGAAGGAAAGGTGTCTCCACGAGCTACAAAAACAGTTAGTTGTTAGTTTTGAGAGGATTTTGTAAAGCTAGCATTACTTATAAGATTGAGTTAAACTTACTGCTAATACGACAAATGGCATCATAATCCTCGCAGCAGCTCCGGTAGTATGTGCACATAGAGTCACACTGGCACTTTTTGGTGGCGTCAAAACCATTTTCACATCGTTCCATACAAGACTCTGAAAGAAAGCATTTTTGAGATAAAAACCCACACATTTTCTGACTAAAATCAATAGAggtattattaaaaatatcaagttATTACAAGTTACTTCTGCAATCCGTAACTTTGtggttaaaaaataaccagaaAACAGTTAATTTCTTAGCTTACCCCAGGTCGCAATGCTAAGCTAACAGTTTTTGACTTCCAGAAAATTAGCCAGGATGGGTTTCTTCTtaacataaattaaacattCCCATTAGGTTCCCAGCATGTTACATGAACGTTTTTGTTTTCTGGGTtttgataataataatttgagCTGGTGGGTATGATTTGGCGGCTAATGTCAGTATTTACTTCACACGTATAATAAATAACTCTGCAGCTAACTTGCAATTTTATGATTCGatcagagatggcgatagataGACCACTATTACGAAATGCagctttattaaatatatcGAACCATACCTTTTTCCGCATATGTGAAGGTAATGAGCAATCCTAAAAGCAGGATACTCCTCATCTTAACGTTTCTGATGGAGAAACTGGAGAGCTAAGACCACCAGGGCTGAGTTAGCATTCACAGATCAATACTGAGGGGTCGATTACCCTCTGTTGTTTACTTGACATGTTTGCAACATGTATTCCCACACGTGATTTTACTTGTATTATGTAACTGTGAATCAATGGAAAAGTATAAAACATCGATAATGCATGCTTCAACTTGCATTATAGTCTATATCAGTATGTATCTAGAGTCACAATATAGCATGGGAGTGCGTTGGCTTGTCGCAAATAATAAGCCTGATGTTTGCAAATAGGTAATGATTAACACAACAGTTTGTCTACAGACAGACATTATAATGAATATCTCTGCCATTCAGCAGCACACATTGTCATTCACTGGCCGCATTAAGTTATAAAAGAAATATACGATACATTGGCTATATGGCCTCTGTAGGCCATATAGAGTATACATGgctttaaagtcgccatgaaacggaagtagtgattgccttattttccccgtggtgacgtatatccgagtgaaatggcttcagaaataaaaaaatgtagggctggacttgaattcgtccatTGAGAACTGACTGGATCGTTTGTAGTTGGGTCATTTGCTATTTGCTGCAATCTTTCCCGGACCTTACCATATGACCGGAACTAAAGAGAGATTGTTTAAAAGAGGGAAGAGGATTCAGGTTTTGTGAAGCTCACAGAAtaaagtcatttgtaaaaatatcAATGGTTCGATTcccgtttttacatttcctttggtgtgtaagtatgtattagtacatattaactatatgcaaaaggtacaaaccccaaagtaaactatGACACGAtgtatcgtctccaacgtaaaaaaaaattatatactacaacaaacacacggattgtaggcaacagtttacttcctgggattggtgatgtagagaagaccgacattatcataattcctcctgcttggCCTCACTGCCTGTAAGTTaactgtcccaaatggcgcacttcatgtggactttcggtcttgtggatttaaattgcgcgtgcttgcttagtctacgagtccgtagggtgtcccatctgtcatttctgcactttgaagtgtgctcatcagcgccccctttgcccccttgatgcggtctttggcaagcccgcactgcagcaggcttcgcaaactttaccaacccagaagtccttgcgaaagagtaATCAGAGCAATCTGATgatggaagggaggagttcacactgactgGCAACTTCTCTCCGTATTTCCGgcgtgacgctcgagtctgtcccaaaatacgactctggtgcacccacgtggactcgcatcaagggtccctaaagtccgcactacatgatgtcatcaaagtgtggactctgagaaggatcacaagtccggagtgtgccatttgggacagggccttagcattgcattgtgcgcgAAAGAGTGTCAaatttccggctgatgtcagaggtattcaggtcaatcacaacgtacagagctggccaatcagggacagttCTGACAGcctatgtggaaaataatgtgtttttaaccataaacccacgcaaacacattgtattataccaaatacataaaataacgttgttttttagcaatgaattAGGTGCTGTTTTAACGATTTCCCTAAAGTTTATTTGTCGTCTTGAAATATTTTCAGGGCTTCTAAAATATAACCAAACaattgggtttgtccatatttgacccagtTGAAACAACCCTGCATTTTTAAGAATGCAAAGAGCATCTTGAGAAATAAAAGTAGCTTTTTTTTAACAAAGGGAAGTTGTTTTACTATTAGagtaccatcattttttttaacagcTGACATGTTTCTTTATCATCATTCTCCAGCAGGAGGAGCTAAGCAGTGCACTACAGTGATGCTGAAGCTGATTCAATCTCCACAGCGCGTGTGTGATACACTGGGCGGGTCTTGACGCTGAGGATGACTGGGGAAGAATGCGCTCTATTAATCTTGGTTTATTTCTAAAATAATAACATTGTTTTGCTTTAGAATAACCTCAAGGGGCTTTTTCGTAAGCGGCAACTAAAATATCTGACTAAAGGAAACTGGAAATACTCAACAAAACCGAATCCACAGACGCGGTGCAAACCGGCTGATGTCATTTAACCGTTTAACTCCTATTTGTGTCTTATATTCTTATTTATCACACGTTTGTTTAAAGTCTTACACTGATAATTCAAAACACCTCGATGGGTTTTTTTTTAGACATGGACTCCTAAATCGCATTTTAAGTGGAGTAATAACGGCGCTTTGTTAAGgttttgatgtttgtttgttttttgttgtgACGTCAGCGCAATGATACAGTTTGGCTGTCGCTAATAAATCTGATCGTTTTTGGCGCATCAGACAATAATGCTTTGTTTGGGAAGGAGTTCACAGACGCAGACCAAACCAATTTCTTTGTAACATAAACAAAGAAACCACAGCAGAACTTCTGTGAAAATTCACGCAAAGACACTAAAGCAAATCGTATTCAGAAACAGCCAGTAGATGTTTTTGTCCGTCGTTGTTTACCTCAGTAAGATTTGCCGGCATTTCTCCATGTTTAGCTCAGACAGACTCACGGTTCCTGCATATGTCGGTCGACTGCATAACCGGAGGACGAGCTCTGACCCCAGGGCCGTCTCCCCGGGCATCAGTACCGATGTGCAGGCCGTGCTGGACGACACTCTTCCTGCACTGCGCTCCGCTATGAGAACACTGAAGTCTTCCAGAGATACCGGTGACGTGGACGAAACGCGTCGGGCCATCGCTGAAACTTTCCAGCTGGTTGAGGAGGCCTGGGTTTTGCCCACAGTTGGTCGACAGGTAGCGGAAGAGATCTGCAACAGAATACGGTTGGATGGAGGATTGGAGTTGCTCCTCCAGCTGCTGCAGACGCCTGCAGTGGAAATCACATACGAGTCTGCTAAGCTCCTTGAACAGATATTGGTCACAGAAAACAGGTTAGAAACCTCTTTAATATTCAAGTGTATTGGTCATAAAGCtttgactttaaacttttattgtTTAGATAAAATAATTTGGCAAAAAGGCGAAACACAACATACTGTAGTAGGGAATATGGGTTTTATTCGAATATACAAAATGCATAAAACTTAAAATGCTTCATTTTTCTTTTCAGGGACTACGTTGCACGGATGGGGCTGGGTGTCGTACTCAACCTGACCCGTGAGCAGGAGGATGCCCAGCTGGCACGAAGCGTATCGGGTATTCTTGAGCACATGTTTAAACACACCGAAGAGACATCTGCCCAGCTCATAACCAACGGCGCTCTGGACACCTTGCTGTACTGGTGCCGTGGAACGGACCCAACCGTGCTGCGGCACTGTGCTGTTGCCCTGGCTAACTGTGCCATGTATGGCGGTCACCGCTGCCAGCGTTTGATGATTGAAAAACAGGCGGCTGATTGGCTGTTTCCTTTGGCATTCTCTAAGGAGGACGAGCTGATCCGTTTTCACGCCTGTCTTGCCGTGGCTATTTTGGCGGCTAATAGGGAGATAGAGAAAGAGGTGGTGAAGTCTGGCACTCTGGAGCTGGTGGAGCCCTTCATCGCCTCCCTAGACCCTGATGAGTTTGCACGCAACCTGCTGGACAGCACCGACAGCATGCAAGGCCGCACAGCCGCAGACCTGCAGCACTTGCTGCCCCTACTGGATGGTACACGTCTGGAGGGGAAATGCATTGCTGCGTTCTACCTTTGTGTTGAGACCAGTATCAAATCACGGCAACGCAATACTAAGGTCAAGCACATTATAACTTTTCTAGCATTTCTAGTACTGTGCTACTGATGGTCGAAATTGTTTGAGTTCAGTTCAGATCTTGCTAATAAAATAATGATAAAAGAGCCTGAATGCACTTTGGGCATGAATGTATTCTGTAATGTATTCTGGACCTTTTTCCACAGATATTTCATGAGATTGGAGCTGTTCAGAGTCTTAAGAAAATCGTCATGTACTCCAGTAATGGCACTGTCTGCTCTCTGGCTAAGCGGGCCCTGAAGATGATGGGGGAGGACGTTCCGAGGCGAATCCTGTCATCAGTTCCCAACTGGAAGGTTGGAGAGGTGCAGACCTGGCTACAGCAGATTGGCTTCAGTTCATTCAGTGACCAGTTTCAGGTTTGTACACATTTTCCATTTCACGTTGAGCTGTATAGCCAACCGCTTACTGTACCTtccaaaaaaatccaaaatgaggGTCGTAAAAAGATCCAACTAGTCTAAAATGCAAAAGGAAGCCTGCACACtcaaacaatgaaaaacatgaGATGCAAGATATCAATGATATTCCCACTGCTTTCCTGGAAAGATAACAAGGTTAATGTGACCTTTCTCGCACAGTTGCTTGCAAATGTTTTTGCAAGGTAGTGACATCATGCAAGTATTTTTTAATTGGGGTATAAATAATGTCAAGTAGTAGATTTAGCAAACAAAGTTCTCTATTAAGCCCTTAAATTACCAATGTACCGTGGGAGGAAAACTGCATTATTTGAGAAAAAATTATCAAatacaacaactcaaaaacaaaaGCTGAACATGTCACATATCTTCGAAAAGCTAAGATTCTTGTGATTCGAATGATGTAAACCCTTTCAAGATACAATCAACACAGCAGGTACAACTAGTATCATTTTTAGGCATTTTTAGCCTTTTAAGGAATGCCTAATTTacttttctatttatttatgggcttttgttcatttttctaGATTTCCTTTATAGTGTAcaatgtgttttaaacatttatttgcctATACCATAAACCAAAGGGATTCAATTTAGTAGCTAGATCTTtctctttgcaacacattttatcACTGAGAAATTCATTGGTTTATGCACTGTGTGTCTTAGGAGCTACAGGTGGATGGAGATCAACTGCTGAATATCACAGAACAAGATCTGATTCATGACCTAGGCATGAATTCTGGGCTTACTCGAAAGAGGTCAGTACTTTATAGTACTTTATTATATTTAAGGATTTATGttgatttacataaaaaaatctgaagcaTTATTCCAGTTTTGCATTGAATATTTTGTCATAACCTCTGGGATTTTTACCACTGTTCAGGTTTTTAAGAGATCTGCGTGTGCTAAAGACCTATGCCAACTACTCCACATGTGACCCCAATAACCTTGCAGACTGGCTGGCCGACATAGACCCAAGATTTCGTCAGTACACCTATGGGCTAGTTCAATCTGGAGTAGATCGAAAATGTATCACCCATATCACAGACCAGCAGCTTCATTCTGACTGTCACATAGAGAACGGTATACATCGTGCCAAGATCATTTCTTCCGCTCGCCGTCctgttaaaccaagtttaactGATTCCCAGCCTGCAGGTCCTGATGTGTTTATCAGTTACCGTCGCACCACAGGTTCACAGCTTGCCAGGTTAGACAAAGGAACTTATACAGAGCTGCTAATTTCCTATTTAATGACATTGCAAAAAAATTGTTGTGCCCTTTGCTTTGAAAGTAAAAAGTGTCTGTAAATTTGAAGGCTTCAGTTAACTGTAACAGAAAATTTAATTCCTAACCCTAAGCTGTTTGGTCTTTCTGCAGTCTGCTCAAGGTGCATCTACAATTACGTGGTTTCAGCGTCTTCATCGATGTGGAAAAGTTGGAGGCCGGCAGGTTCGAGGAGAAGCTAATCACGAGCGTGCAGCGTGCACGTAACTTCATCCTCGTGCTGTCAGCCAATGCATTGGACAAATgcatgggagatgttgctatgAAGGACTGGGTGCATAAGGTATGATTTTTGTAGCCTACAGTACGTAGAACGATGTGTGAACAAATGCTGCAGTTTGATTAGACAACATACTATAAAgataaaatttgtaaaaagtttCACCTAAATTAGTATAATAAAATCTATTAATCTATTCTTGAGGGGTTTTCTCCTCCTAGGAGTTTTCCCCCTGGAGCAGCCaggagggtttttctcctagggggttttatCATGCCCTGGAGAGTCTGCCACCACTGGCTTAACTAAATACTTTActgtttacattacaatattactccGCTCACTTTTCTATGATTTTCctacatctattaatgtaaacttgttttgaaacaattaacaattgtgaaaagtgctatataaataaaattgaattgaattgaaagtGAATATTAGAACAAGCCAAAACATCTTCCAACAACAAACAACagctaaattaataaaaaaatgtagcgTGTAGTTATATTTATGCCTACGTCTATGTATACTGTTACATCTCATTCTATATGTATGATATCTGCTATATAAGTGTAAACATTTTGGTATATTATCCACAGGAGATCGTCACTGCTCTAAATGGAAAGAAAAACATTGTTCCTGTCATTGATAATTTTGTATGGCCTGATCCGGCCACTCTACCAGAGGATATGAGCACCATTCTTAAATTTAATGGAATAAAGTAAGTCAACATGCTGTCTGACTAAACATGTTGCGGTGAAGTACTCTATAGACATTTGCACATTGGCATATGCTGTTAATTTTTAACTTATTATGATTCCTCAGTGCCTATTCACGTTTAAGGCTGCTATTGAATGTGAATCTGGTGTAACTACAACTACGTGAATAGTCACATTTATTAATTGTGCAGTTATCTGATTGGATAATGAGTTCCTGTAAATGTCTCCATGTCACAGGTGGTCTCACGAATATCAGGAAGCCTCTATTGAGAAGATTCTGCGTTTCTTAAATGGATGCCCCAACCGGGATCAACCAGATGCAGCAAAAACAGATAAAAAAGAGCCACCGAAGAAATAAGACATTTATTGCCTTGTAAAACAACTTGTATGTATTTAAACAACTAATATATAGGCATTCTCAATGGCTGTTGTGTAACCAGAACACAGCTGTTGTTTCTTTTGCTCGTATGCATGTACAGACGTTGGTCTACTGACTAATACAAAGGGTTGTTCATAAGAAGGTTCTGTGTTATTTACAGTAAGTTGTAAATAACGTGTAATGGTATTTGAAGCTAGtataataacaaaaaatgtcCTTAACATGTAATGCACTGACTGTACTCCCAAAATTGTTTTGGACATTTCTTTAACTCAGGAATTTGCATTATTAATTTTCATCAGCATACTCACTATCCAGTGTTTGTAAATGACAAAATCCTTTGTTCGTTTCATTACTGATTACACATTTATCTACACAAATGAAAAAGCCTGATAAAACTTAAAACATcatatttagcttttttttgttgtttaattcGCAGTAGGTAATATAGGGGTCTGGAAATTGTAGTAAGCAGTTGATTACACCTGATTGGCCACATGTATATGCTGATTTGCATCATCCACAAGGTAAAGAAAGGTCAATATTCAGTAtatcaatgcagtttaaaagcAACTGATATTAACATGGTCATGCATCACCTCATACTACAGTATTAGAACATACATGATTTTAATAGAACATGACTCTAAAGATGACTTTAGATGTTTTTTAGGATTTGCCTGACTAATATGCAGCTATACAATCTCACAGTAAATAAGCAGTGAAACAATACAAGTGAACATTTACTAACACTTCAAGCTGTACTAAGCTTTATTCCTAAAAGCTCCCTACTGTTGCCTTATGATGTTTGTCTGCCATGTGAAAGTGTTTAGATACAATtaaattttctttgtttttcggAAATAAACGgcaataaaatgtgttttggaATAATCTCTTTATCTTtgcatttttacaaaaatttgCATGTTGCAGTGAAAGTAAATGTTTTCTGATGACACGTTTATACAAACAGGGAACATTACATTTCATTTTGGTCTCACATCCACATAATTCTCATTTGCTTTGCAGATTTTACTTCCACTTATGTATCCTGAGCTTGCAGTATGGCTTTGAGATAAACAAAGTAACCACACAGAAAGATAAACATAAACTTTAAAACCACAGGCTGATGCTTTTAGTGATGTAAGGAAGTTATTCCCTGCATTGCTGGTTTTACAATCACATTAAAGtctcccttacaaaaattaaccctggttttattgtggtaaaagtgcagtaaccatggttttttggtgaattgattactatgagcaaaaccatggttttactacactaaccatggtataactatggtttttaaaaaaccatggttgtcaaaaccatggttattttgtggttaccatggttttactacagtaaccatggttttttggttttaactgtagtaaaaccatg from Paramisgurnus dabryanus chromosome 8, PD_genome_1.1, whole genome shotgun sequence includes:
- the vtna gene encoding vitronectin a; protein product: MRSILLLGLLITFTYAEKESCMERCENGFDATKKCQCDSMCTYYRSCCEDYDAICRISTRGDTFPSYPEDYDKDTNSTEVSVGSTSPHPVVTSSPTRLLRPLSLILDETDANLPITTRGTTTTASSPTTVDPVPTKAKDADAEICSGQPFDAFMHLKNGSIYAFRGEYFFELDEKSVLPGYPKLIQDVWGIKGPINAAFTRINCQGKTYIFKGNKYWRFDDGVLDEDYPRNISVGFDPIPDHLDAAFAIPAHSHRGKEKVYFFKGDQYYQYEFKHQPSHEECARMSLTSPSTLFSRYTDIYYNRWVEHFNQLFGGAQLHHGGHHFIDKDWIGIKSPVDAVLVGRLYVTPRWPGRWRQDRNYRREWDQQWSQQRGQQWGSRRRQNRSPHWETWAERGIQIGQEFAQRFEQDRWQDQDRRRDYHNRRNDYGYGDRYNPSEDKAYDILRRRQPLQSVYFFRGDKYYRVNLRTKRVDLANPPYPRPIAKYWLGCKDTSLAEKR
- the sarm1 gene encoding NAD(+) hydrolase SARM1, which encodes MFLSVVVYLSKICRHFSMFSSDRLTVPAYVGRLHNRRTSSDPRAVSPGISTDVQAVLDDTLPALRSAMRTLKSSRDTGDVDETRRAIAETFQLVEEAWVLPTVGRQVAEEICNRIRLDGGLELLLQLLQTPAVEITYESAKLLEQILVTENRDYVARMGLGVVLNLTREQEDAQLARSVSGILEHMFKHTEETSAQLITNGALDTLLYWCRGTDPTVLRHCAVALANCAMYGGHRCQRLMIEKQAADWLFPLAFSKEDELIRFHACLAVAILAANREIEKEVVKSGTLELVEPFIASLDPDEFARNLLDSTDSMQGRTAADLQHLLPLLDGTRLEGKCIAAFYLCVETSIKSRQRNTKIFHEIGAVQSLKKIVMYSSNGTVCSLAKRALKMMGEDVPRRILSSVPNWKVGEVQTWLQQIGFSSFSDQFQELQVDGDQLLNITEQDLIHDLGMNSGLTRKRFLRDLRVLKTYANYSTCDPNNLADWLADIDPRFRQYTYGLVQSGVDRKCITHITDQQLHSDCHIENGIHRAKIISSARRPVKPSLTDSQPAGPDVFISYRRTTGSQLASLLKVHLQLRGFSVFIDVEKLEAGRFEEKLITSVQRARNFILVLSANALDKCMGDVAMKDWVHKEIVTALNGKKNIVPVIDNFVWPDPATLPEDMSTILKFNGIKWSHEYQEASIEKILRFLNGCPNRDQPDAAKTDKKEPPKK